CGGTGGGTCATGGGCGAGCAGCGGGTGAAGGCCCTCCGGGGCCGGAAGATGGACGACGTGATCTTCAACGGGAGCGAGGAGTCCGCCCCGGTGGGCCTGGCGGAAGTCACCATGGTTCTGGCCGACGACGGCCGCAGCTTTCCCGAGCCCTACGAGGCCATGAGCGAGGTGAGCATCACCCGGCGGATCGTCCGTGACGGCGACAGCGAATATCTCATCAACAAGGTTCCCTGCCGCCTCCTGGATGTCCGCGAGTTCTTCCTGGGCACCGGGGTCGGCGTCCGGGGCTATTCCATGGTGGAGCAGGGGAGCGTCTCGAGCCTCGTGGAAGCCAGGCCGGAGGAGCGGCGGCAGTTCATCGAGGAGGCGGCGGGCATCTCCAAATTCAAGAGCCGCAAAGAGTCGGCCATCCGGAAGATGGAGTCGACCCGTCAGAACCTGACCCGAATGAACGACATCATCCGGGAGGTGAAGACGCAGCTGAATGCCATCTCCCGGCAGGCAAGACGGGCCGAGCAGTACAAGGCCCTGCGGAAGGAGATCCGGGAGGGCGAAATTGTCCAGATGCTGCAGGCCTATGCGGATCTGACGGCCCGGAACACGACACTGGAGGAGGCCCGAAGCGCCGCCCGGGAGAAGGAGGAAGATCTCCGGGGAAAGCTCGGCGTTTCGGAGGCGGCCTGGGAAGCAGCCAAGACGGAGGCCGTGGCCCGGGAAGGGGACCTGAACCGCCTGCAGGAGGCCCTCTACGAGCTTCGGAACGTCATCTCGTCCAGGGAGCAGTCCGTTGCCTTCCAGCGCCAGCAGACGGAGGAGCTGACCCGGCAGCGGGAGCGGGAGACCGAAGAGATCGGACAGCTTTCCTGCCGGGTGGAGGAGTTCCGGCGCGAAACCGGTGCGGGAGAGGTCCTCGAACAGGAACTGTCGGACGAGATTCTCCATGCTGAGGCTGACCTGCGGGATCTCCAGGAAGCGCTGGAGGAATACCGTCAGCAGGATCGGTCGGCCCACCGCGAACTGGAGGAAAGGAAAGTCCAGTTCATAGAGCTGATCAAGGAAAAGACGACCGCCAGGAATCGGCTGACGGCCCTGCAGAAGAGCCGCGAAGACCTGGAGCGCCGGGAGGCCCGGGACAGCCGGGAACTGGAGGAGCAGACGCGGCGTAGGGAACAGCTCCGGGATACCCTGGCGGGCCTTGCCGCCGGACTGGCCGAGGACGAGGGGAATCTGGACGACCTGATCATCCGGCGGGGGGATGCCTCCGACGAGATGAAGCGCGCCCGCCGGGAATTGGAGGAGACGGACGAACTCATCACGGAGCGCAAAGAGGAACTGGGGCGTCGTTCTTCCCGGCTCCAGTCGCTGCGGGAGTTTTACGAGGGATACGAGTGGTGCGGCGAGGGAACCCGCGTCCTTTTGGGGGGAAGGCAGGAAAAGGCGCCGGATGGTCTTCCCCGGGAGTCCTTCCTCGGCCTCGTGGCGGATTACATCGATGTGCCCCGGGACTATGAAGCGGCGGTGGAGGCCGTGCTGGGCGAGAAGCTTCAGTACATCCTCGTGAAGAACCAGTTCGACGGCGTCAAGGCCATCGATTACCTCAAGAGCGGCGCATTCGGACGGTGCAGCTTCGTCCCCGTCGAGATCCGCAACTATGTCGACGGCGGCGGTGCGACCCCGGTCCATCTCCAGGAGACCGTGCGGCTCCTCGACGTCGTCCAGGTCCGCGACGACTTCCACGATGTGGCTTCCTGCCTGCTGGGAGACGTCCGGGTCATCGCCGACCTGTACCGGGGCGTGAACCTGTGGAGGCAAAACGGCTTCCGGGGAACCTTTGTCACCCGGGACGGGGATCTCATCAGCCCCCACGGGGTCGTGACGGGGGGCGTCGCCTCGGGCGGGGAGCGGAGTCCCCTGCGGAACAAGCGGGAGATGGCGGAGCTGGAGGCGGAGGTTCAGTCCCTGGAAGATGCAATCTCCGATGCGATGGACCGGAAGAGGGAATTCACATCGCTGATCGCCCAGTGGGAAGAGGAACTCGTCCGGCTGCGGGGCGAGGTTCACCGGATGGAGATCCAGATCAACAGCCGGCGGAAGGACCTGGAACGGTATGAGGACGAGTCCCGGCGCATCGATCAGCGGCTCCGGGTCCTGGGTTTCGAGCGGGAGCGCCTCCAGGCGGAGGAGCAGGAACTCGCCCGGCAGATGCAGGAAATGCAGGCCGAGGTCGTTTCTTGGGAAGCCCGAGAAAAGTCCATGAGCGACGAGATGGCGGGCATCCAGAGCCGGTGGGACGGGATCCGGGCCGACCTCGAGGAGCGGGAAACCCTCCTGACGAACCGGAAGGTCGCCATGGCGTCCCTCCAGCAGCGCCGGGAGGCCAACGAGCGGACGCTGGAGCGGCTGCATCGCTCCCTCGATCAGACCGTCCGGGATCTCGAGGCCCGGCAGGCGGGCGTCGAGACGGCCGCCCGAAAGCTGGCGGAGCATGCCGCCCGGATCGAGGAAGACACGGCTTCCCTGACCGCGTCCTATCAGGAAATGGAGACCCTGGAAGCGGATCTCGGCGGCCGGCGGGAAGTCCATCGCAGGCATGAAGAGGACCTGCGCGCCCTGGAGGAAGCCATGCGGGTTCTCAAGGGGCAGCTCGAGGAGGCGGCGCGGGGGACAGGCGACTGCGAGCTGGCATGCCGCGAGATCGCCTTCCAGATGGAATCCCTCAAGCAGAACCTGCAGGCCCGGGACCAGGACGAAGTGGCTCGCCTGCTCGAATCGTTCCGGCCGCTGGAAGAGGAAGCCCTCCGGGAACTGCAGGAGAAAATGGAGAGGAACCGCCGGACCCTGGAAGGGTTCGGAGAGGTGAACCTGCTGGCCGACGAGGAGTATGCCCAGCTGAAGGAGCGATTTGACTTCCTGACCGCCCAGGCGGAGGATCTCCAGAAGTCGCTGGACATCCTCCAGCAGACCATCACCCGGATCAACCGCATTTCCAGGCAGCGGTTCGCCGAGACCTTCGAGGCAGTGAATGCCTGCTTCCGCTCCGTTTTCTCCCGTCTCTTCCCCGGCGGCCGGGGGGAGCTCCGCCTCACCGACGAGACGGACATGCTCGAGACGGGGGTGGACATCGACATCCAGGTCCCGGGCAAGCGGACCCAGAACATCACCCTCCTCTCGGGCGGGGAGAAGTCGCTCGCCGCCATCGGGCTGATCTTCGCCATCATCCTGCATCGGCCTTCCCCCTTCGTGATCCTCGACGAAGTGGACGCCGCACTCGACGACGCCAACATCTCCCTCTTCAACCGCCTGGTCCAGGAGATCGCCGCCTCGTCGCAGATCATCATGGTGACTCACAACAAGCGGAGCATGGAAGTGGCCGGTAGCCTCTACGGCGTAACCATGCAGAAGCAGGGGATATCGACCGTCGTCTCCGTGAATCTCCAGTAGGCTGCTGAAAAGGGGTCATCTGCTGCGTTCCCCTTGTCATTCGCCATTCGACGTACCAAGGGGTACGCCTTCATGGCTCATGACTGCGGGAGCCTTGCATCCAACCCCTTTTGAGCAGCCTTAGTAAGCGGAACGAGTAGGCTGCTGAAAAGAAGCCGTCTGCTTCGCTTCTCTCATCCTTCGCCGATCAGCATATTGTATACCGTATTCTAACGTGTACAGAAGTTACGTCCTGACAATTCACGTTATTCTT
The sequence above is drawn from the Syntrophaceae bacterium genome and encodes:
- the smc gene encoding chromosome segregation protein SMC, which gives rise to MRLQRLEITGFKSFRDRVVLDFSAGISGVVGPNGCGKSNVVDAVRWVMGEQRVKALRGRKMDDVIFNGSEESAPVGLAEVTMVLADDGRSFPEPYEAMSEVSITRRIVRDGDSEYLINKVPCRLLDVREFFLGTGVGVRGYSMVEQGSVSSLVEARPEERRQFIEEAAGISKFKSRKESAIRKMESTRQNLTRMNDIIREVKTQLNAISRQARRAEQYKALRKEIREGEIVQMLQAYADLTARNTTLEEARSAAREKEEDLRGKLGVSEAAWEAAKTEAVAREGDLNRLQEALYELRNVISSREQSVAFQRQQTEELTRQRERETEEIGQLSCRVEEFRRETGAGEVLEQELSDEILHAEADLRDLQEALEEYRQQDRSAHRELEERKVQFIELIKEKTTARNRLTALQKSREDLERREARDSRELEEQTRRREQLRDTLAGLAAGLAEDEGNLDDLIIRRGDASDEMKRARRELEETDELITERKEELGRRSSRLQSLREFYEGYEWCGEGTRVLLGGRQEKAPDGLPRESFLGLVADYIDVPRDYEAAVEAVLGEKLQYILVKNQFDGVKAIDYLKSGAFGRCSFVPVEIRNYVDGGGATPVHLQETVRLLDVVQVRDDFHDVASCLLGDVRVIADLYRGVNLWRQNGFRGTFVTRDGDLISPHGVVTGGVASGGERSPLRNKREMAELEAEVQSLEDAISDAMDRKREFTSLIAQWEEELVRLRGEVHRMEIQINSRRKDLERYEDESRRIDQRLRVLGFERERLQAEEQELARQMQEMQAEVVSWEAREKSMSDEMAGIQSRWDGIRADLEERETLLTNRKVAMASLQQRREANERTLERLHRSLDQTVRDLEARQAGVETAARKLAEHAARIEEDTASLTASYQEMETLEADLGGRREVHRRHEEDLRALEEAMRVLKGQLEEAARGTGDCELACREIAFQMESLKQNLQARDQDEVARLLESFRPLEEEALRELQEKMERNRRTLEGFGEVNLLADEEYAQLKERFDFLTAQAEDLQKSLDILQQTITRINRISRQRFAETFEAVNACFRSVFSRLFPGGRGELRLTDETDMLETGVDIDIQVPGKRTQNITLLSGGEKSLAAIGLIFAIILHRPSPFVILDEVDAALDDANISLFNRLVQEIAASSQIIMVTHNKRSMEVAGSLYGVTMQKQGISTVVSVNLQ